A part of Eubacterium sp. AB3007 genomic DNA contains:
- a CDS encoding anaerobic ribonucleoside triphosphate reductase, translated as METIERIVKRDGRVVDFDIDKITDAIFKAAQVLGGKDKAMSAYLAKQVELYLLEVCHNDTPTVEQIQDAVEKILIENGHARTAKEYILYRAERTRIRDMDTKLMHIYEDLTFKEAQEIDVKRENANIDGNTAMGTMLKYGSEGAKEFYKMYVIDPKYGKAHENGDIHIHDMDFYTLTMTCCQIDLVDLLKDGFSTGHGHLREPNDIESYAALACIAIQSNQNDQHGGQSIPNFDYSMAPGVRKAYKRLYWTNLGKMLELLYNIENGADKLKKFGAEVEEKTGDVPCMAWDNNYKAIELKMLETIGDKATMERLQDKAKLFADREIVRKTYQAMEALIHNLNTMHSRAGAQVPFSSINYGTDTSMEGRLVMKCIMEATEAGLGFGETPIFPIQIFKVKEGVSYNPEDPNYDLFKLACRTSAKRLFPNFSFLDAPFNLQYYKPGHPETECAYMGCRTRVIANVHDPSREIVYGRGNLSFTSINLPRLAIKARGDQEIFFESLDHMIDLCIGQLKERFHIQSQKKVKNFPFLMGQGVWIDSKKLGPEDTIEEVIKHGTLTVGFIGLAECLKSLIGVHHGESEEAQKLGIEIVAYMRKRMDEEARKTGLNFSLIGTPAEGLSGRFVKIDRERYGVIEGVTDRDYYTNSFHVPVYYNINAFDKIRREAPYHELTNGGHISYIELDGDPLKNLDAYEAVVRCMKESGIGYGSINHPVDRDPCCGYTGIIDNECPQCGRREDDGEPKFERIRRITGYLVGTMDNWNDAKTAEEADRVKHSVDSGMEQL; from the coding sequence ATGGAAACCATCGAACGCATTGTTAAGCGCGACGGAAGAGTCGTCGACTTTGACATCGACAAGATCACCGATGCCATTTTCAAGGCGGCCCAGGTGCTGGGCGGAAAGGACAAGGCCATGTCCGCCTACCTGGCCAAGCAGGTAGAACTCTATCTGTTGGAGGTATGTCACAACGACACCCCGACCGTGGAACAGATCCAGGATGCCGTCGAGAAGATCCTGATCGAGAACGGTCACGCCAGAACTGCCAAGGAATACATCCTCTACCGTGCAGAACGTACACGCATCCGTGACATGGACACCAAGCTGATGCACATCTATGAGGATCTGACCTTCAAGGAAGCACAGGAGATCGACGTCAAGCGTGAGAACGCCAACATCGACGGGAACACCGCCATGGGCACCATGCTGAAGTACGGATCCGAGGGCGCCAAGGAATTCTACAAGATGTACGTCATCGATCCCAAGTACGGCAAGGCCCACGAGAACGGAGACATCCACATCCACGACATGGACTTCTATACGCTGACCATGACCTGCTGCCAGATCGATCTGGTCGACCTCCTGAAGGACGGCTTCTCCACCGGACACGGTCACCTGAGAGAGCCCAACGACATCGAGAGTTACGCAGCACTGGCCTGCATCGCCATCCAGTCCAACCAGAACGACCAGCATGGCGGGCAGTCCATCCCCAACTTTGACTACAGCATGGCACCGGGCGTCCGGAAGGCCTACAAGCGCCTCTACTGGACCAACCTGGGCAAGATGCTGGAGCTCCTCTACAACATCGAGAACGGCGCGGACAAGCTGAAAAAGTTCGGTGCCGAGGTGGAGGAGAAGACCGGCGATGTGCCGTGCATGGCCTGGGACAACAATTACAAGGCGATCGAGCTGAAGATGCTGGAGACCATCGGCGACAAAGCCACCATGGAGCGCCTCCAGGACAAGGCCAAGCTCTTCGCCGATAGAGAGATCGTCCGGAAGACCTACCAGGCGATGGAGGCCCTGATCCACAACCTGAACACTATGCACTCCAGAGCCGGTGCCCAGGTGCCCTTCAGTTCCATCAACTACGGGACCGACACCTCCATGGAAGGCCGTTTGGTCATGAAGTGCATCATGGAAGCCACCGAGGCCGGTCTGGGCTTTGGCGAGACTCCTATTTTCCCGATCCAGATATTCAAGGTCAAGGAAGGCGTCAGTTACAACCCGGAGGACCCCAACTACGATCTGTTCAAGCTGGCCTGCAGAACCAGCGCCAAGCGGCTGTTCCCGAACTTCTCGTTCCTGGACGCACCATTCAACCTGCAGTACTACAAGCCAGGTCACCCGGAGACCGAGTGCGCTTACATGGGATGCCGCACCAGAGTCATCGCCAACGTGCATGACCCCTCCAGAGAGATCGTTTACGGAAGAGGCAATCTGTCCTTCACGTCCATCAACCTGCCCCGCCTGGCCATCAAGGCCAGAGGCGATCAGGAGATCTTCTTTGAGAGCCTGGACCACATGATCGACCTGTGCATCGGACAGCTGAAGGAACGCTTCCACATCCAGTCCCAGAAGAAAGTCAAGAACTTCCCCTTCCTCATGGGTCAGGGTGTCTGGATCGACTCCAAGAAACTGGGACCGGAGGACACCATCGAGGAGGTCATCAAGCACGGAACGCTGACCGTTGGCTTCATCGGTCTGGCAGAATGCCTGAAGTCCCTGATCGGCGTCCACCACGGCGAGTCCGAGGAAGCACAGAAACTCGGAATTGAGATCGTCGCTTACATGAGAAAGCGTATGGACGAGGAGGCCCGGAAGACAGGCCTGAACTTCTCCCTGATCGGAACCCCGGCAGAGGGGCTGTCCGGCCGTTTCGTGAAGATCGACCGGGAGCGCTACGGCGTGATCGAGGGGGTCACCGACAGAGACTACTACACCAACAGCTTCCATGTTCCTGTTTACTACAACATCAACGCCTTCGACAAGATCCGCCGCGAGGCACCTTACCACGAATTGACCAACGGCGGCCACATCTCCTATATCGAGCTGGACGGAGATCCACTGAAGAACCTGGATGCCTACGAGGCTGTGGTCCGCTGCATGAAAGAGAGCGGCATCGGCTACGGCTCCATCAACCACCCGGTGGACAGAGATCCCTGTTGCGGCTATACCGGCATCATCGACAACGAGTGCCCCCAGTGCGGGCGCAGAGAAGATGACGGCGAGCCCAAGTTCGAGCGCATCCGTCGCATCACCGGTTACCTGGTAGGTACCATGGATAACTGGAACGACGCCAAGACTGCCGAGGAGGCTGACCGCGTCAAACACAGTGTTGACAGCGGTATGGAGCAGCTGTAA
- a CDS encoding 4Fe-4S single cluster domain-containing protein, with the protein MNETIRLAGVARESIVDGPGLRFAVFCQGCPHNCPDCHNPETHDFGGGQDVSIEKILAAIDENPLLSGVTFSGGEPSCQPEGFLALAREIRKRGLNIWMYSGYTLEELFRFADPNGSGYASRDARWEDPAMREALRQLLMTIDVLIDGRFQKPHRDLTLLYRGSTNQRVIDMKKTLSTGHLTLVDLGQ; encoded by the coding sequence ATGAACGAAACCATTCGACTCGCCGGCGTGGCCCGGGAATCCATCGTAGACGGTCCTGGCCTTAGGTTCGCCGTATTCTGTCAGGGCTGCCCTCACAACTGCCCTGACTGCCACAATCCAGAGACCCACGATTTCGGTGGTGGGCAGGATGTTTCCATCGAGAAGATCCTGGCGGCCATCGACGAGAACCCTCTGCTTTCCGGCGTCACCTTCAGCGGCGGGGAACCCTCCTGCCAGCCAGAAGGATTTCTGGCTCTGGCCAGAGAGATCCGCAAGAGAGGGCTGAACATCTGGATGTACAGCGGATATACGCTGGAGGAACTTTTTCGGTTCGCCGATCCGAACGGAAGCGGATATGCCTCCCGGGATGCCCGCTGGGAAGACCCCGCCATGCGGGAAGCCCTTCGGCAGCTTTTGATGACCATCGATGTGCTGATCGATGGGCGCTTCCAGAAGCCCCATCGGGATCTGACCCTGCTCTACCGAGGCAGCACCAACCAGCGCGTCATCGATATGAAGAAGACGCTGTCGACAGGACATCTGACGTTGGTAGATTTGGGCCAGTAA
- a CDS encoding LysR family transcriptional regulator, with translation MDNRKYEALLLVAEHGSITRASEIMGYTQSGITQMINSLEKDLGIKLLTRTNKGAVLTNAGKRLLPYMRQENKWENHIRQECANMRGLETGSVTVGCLSSISAAWMPDILKHFAEKHPGIKVYMREAESEAIEELLLGGRIDVAITELKKKKAYEAKTLRQDEIFAILPHGHELANRETLTLKELTSYPFISYSTGDAGADDPGFPESVTNNRYRFNVMYSCKNDFTALEMVNSGLGISICGELMLSNHNVDNVIVPLDPPLYRTLGIATRAHETPLPATQVFIRCVEEITAL, from the coding sequence ATGGATAACAGGAAATATGAGGCTTTGTTGCTGGTCGCAGAGCACGGCAGCATCACACGAGCCTCCGAGATCATGGGATATACGCAATCCGGGATCACGCAGATGATCAACAGTCTGGAGAAGGATCTGGGGATCAAGCTGCTCACCCGTACCAACAAGGGCGCCGTACTGACCAACGCCGGCAAACGGCTCCTGCCCTATATGCGGCAGGAGAACAAGTGGGAGAACCACATCCGCCAGGAGTGCGCCAACATGCGCGGACTGGAGACAGGCTCCGTCACCGTCGGCTGCCTGTCCAGCATCAGTGCCGCCTGGATGCCAGATATCCTTAAGCACTTCGCCGAGAAGCACCCCGGCATCAAGGTCTACATGCGTGAGGCAGAATCCGAGGCCATCGAGGAACTACTGCTCGGCGGCCGGATCGACGTGGCCATTACTGAACTCAAGAAAAAGAAAGCCTACGAGGCGAAGACCCTTCGCCAGGATGAGATTTTTGCTATCCTTCCCCATGGCCACGAGCTAGCGAACCGTGAGACACTGACCCTGAAGGAACTGACCAGTTATCCCTTCATTTCATACAGTACGGGAGATGCGGGAGCAGATGATCCCGGTTTTCCGGAATCCGTCACCAACAACCGCTACCGCTTCAACGTCATGTACTCCTGCAAAAACGATTTCACCGCCCTTGAGATGGTGAACAGCGGCCTGGGCATTTCGATCTGCGGCGAGCTCATGCTGAGCAACCACAACGTGGACAATGTGATCGTCCCCCTGGATCCGCCTTTGTACCGGACGCTGGGGATCGCGACCAGAGCCCACGAGACTCCGCTGCCCGCCACTCAGGTGTTCATCCGCTGCGTGGAGGAGATCACCGCCCTGTAA
- a CDS encoding EamA family transporter, whose protein sequence is MKKVIICILLTAFLFGTMEVALKSAGASFDSVQLTFLRFLIGGIILAPFGIREVRRRGTIIHPADLGWLFLVGCMGIPVSMLCFQLGVERCNAATAASLICLNPLFTMVEAHLFTSEKMDRLKTVAFGIGVVAAVFMIRPWDIQPGNTVAGMALMLVASVTFAAYTVMGKKTIGRIGTFAQTSISFVLGSLVLLVVLLITGRPVVAGVAESPLLVLYCGVFVTGLGYLFYFIAIKYSDATTGSIAFFIKPAIAPVLALVLLHESILWNTIVGVVLLISASLLTLYDTYNQRTLDEVATERQYEHELDGIFATRKPKTIDKRRYFACMIPLVEIDGKEHMVLESRNRGVLFNQGEVCFPGGELRPEEAPEDCAMRETVEELGIDRKALHIINQMDTYHGLTGVKMYCFVGRLDTADFHPDPEEVQETILVPVEYLLEKEPEMHHLDIVQEETDDTLAAQIARNGNNYRWMKGRREIPIYNYYGVPIWGIPAMIIMDFAAIVKKARKKR, encoded by the coding sequence ATGAAAAAAGTAATAATCTGCATACTATTGACCGCGTTCCTGTTTGGCACCATGGAGGTGGCCCTGAAGAGCGCGGGGGCAAGTTTTGATTCCGTACAGCTGACATTTCTTCGATTTCTGATCGGAGGGATCATCCTGGCGCCCTTCGGAATCAGGGAGGTCAGGCGCAGGGGAACCATCATACATCCGGCGGATCTGGGCTGGCTGTTTCTGGTGGGATGTATGGGCATTCCGGTGAGTATGCTTTGTTTCCAGCTGGGGGTAGAGCGGTGCAACGCCGCGACCGCCGCCTCGTTGATCTGTCTGAACCCGCTGTTCACCATGGTGGAGGCCCATCTGTTTACATCGGAGAAGATGGACCGTCTGAAGACCGTCGCCTTTGGGATCGGCGTTGTCGCTGCAGTGTTCATGATCCGGCCCTGGGATATCCAGCCCGGGAACACGGTGGCCGGAATGGCGCTGATGCTGGTGGCCTCGGTGACCTTTGCGGCGTACACGGTCATGGGGAAGAAGACCATCGGCAGAATCGGGACATTTGCTCAGACCAGCATTAGTTTTGTGCTGGGATCGCTGGTGTTGCTGGTGGTGTTGCTGATCACCGGACGGCCGGTGGTGGCGGGGGTCGCGGAGAGTCCGCTACTGGTGCTCTACTGCGGTGTGTTCGTCACAGGACTCGGATACCTGTTCTACTTCATTGCGATCAAGTACTCGGATGCCACCACAGGTTCCATCGCGTTTTTCATCAAGCCGGCCATCGCACCGGTGCTGGCGCTGGTGTTGCTCCACGAGTCCATCCTGTGGAATACCATCGTAGGGGTGGTGCTGCTCATCAGCGCCTCCCTGTTGACGCTGTACGACACCTACAATCAGCGGACGCTGGATGAGGTGGCAACGGAGAGACAATACGAGCACGAGCTGGACGGGATCTTTGCGACACGCAAGCCGAAGACCATCGACAAGCGGCGGTACTTCGCCTGTATGATCCCGCTGGTGGAGATCGATGGCAAGGAGCACATGGTGCTGGAGTCCAGAAACCGAGGTGTGCTGTTCAACCAGGGCGAGGTGTGTTTCCCTGGGGGAGAACTGCGGCCGGAGGAAGCGCCGGAGGACTGCGCTATGCGCGAGACGGTGGAGGAACTCGGCATCGACCGGAAGGCACTGCACATCATCAACCAGATGGATACCTATCATGGGTTGACAGGTGTCAAGATGTATTGCTTTGTGGGACGGCTGGATACGGCGGACTTCCACCCGGATCCGGAAGAGGTGCAGGAGACCATTCTGGTGCCGGTGGAATATCTGCTAGAGAAGGAGCCGGAGATGCATCATCTGGATATCGTGCAGGAGGAGACGGACGATACGCTGGCGGCGCAGATCGCCAGGAACGGGAACAACTACCGGTGGATGAAGGGGCGTCGGGAGATTCCGATCTACAACTACTACGGGGTCCCGATCTGGGGGATCCCGGCCATGATCATCATGGATTTCGCGGCGATCGTGAAGAAGGCAAGGAAGAAGAGATAA
- the hslO gene encoding Hsp33 family molecular chaperone HslO: protein MSDYIVRATAADNSIRAFAITAGDMVEKARTTHGLTPVTTAALGRLLSAGAMMGSMMKGEKDLLTIQYRCDGPAKGMTVTADGQGNVKGYVTEPYVDIPPKSKGKLDVGGAIGNGILSVSMDLGLRDPYSGQVEIQTGEVGDDLAYYFTVSEQTPSAVGLGVKVDTDCSVLCAGGFIIQLMPFATEETISALEARIAQTPPVTTMLEEGKGPEQILEFILGDLGLDIFETCETRFHCDCSKERISRALSTLSKKELDDIIADGEEIEVKCFFCNSAYTFGIEELKEIERIGLGKE, encoded by the coding sequence ATGTCAGACTATATCGTAAGAGCTACCGCCGCGGACAACAGCATCCGCGCCTTCGCCATCACCGCAGGGGACATGGTAGAGAAAGCCAGGACCACCCATGGACTCACCCCCGTCACCACCGCCGCCCTTGGCAGACTCCTTTCTGCCGGCGCCATGATGGGATCCATGATGAAGGGGGAGAAGGACCTGCTCACCATCCAGTACCGTTGCGACGGACCTGCCAAGGGAATGACAGTCACCGCCGACGGACAGGGCAACGTGAAGGGCTACGTCACTGAGCCCTATGTGGATATTCCCCCGAAATCCAAGGGCAAGCTGGACGTGGGCGGTGCCATCGGAAACGGGATCCTCAGTGTCAGCATGGATCTGGGGCTCCGGGATCCCTATTCGGGGCAGGTGGAGATCCAGACCGGCGAGGTAGGCGACGACCTGGCCTATTATTTCACCGTATCTGAACAGACTCCTTCCGCAGTAGGTCTGGGCGTCAAGGTGGACACGGACTGCTCCGTGCTTTGTGCAGGAGGATTCATCATCCAGCTCATGCCCTTCGCCACCGAGGAGACGATCTCCGCCCTGGAGGCGCGCATCGCCCAGACGCCACCGGTGACCACCATGTTAGAGGAGGGGAAGGGGCCGGAGCAGATCCTGGAGTTCATCCTGGGGGATCTCGGACTAGACATCTTTGAGACCTGCGAGACCAGGTTCCACTGCGACTGCAGCAAGGAACGGATCAGCCGGGCACTCTCCACCCTGAGCAAGAAGGAACTGGACGACATCATCGCTGACGGAGAAGAGATCGAGGTCAAGTGCTTCTTCTGCAACTCCGCCTATACATTCGGCATCGAGGAACTGAAGGAGATCGAGCGAATCGGGCTCGGAAAGGAATAG
- a CDS encoding serine O-acetyltransferase — translation MEIFTKQPLRSYTETNKQTMDREIDEIVGIILDDYNKGRDIDDMNIAEQPDPDKIELIIHELQMILYPGYYREHEYRTRNLTTKIHVLIEDVMYNLRKQIEIALLSDTAYEDTDKATRKRVAQRICLEYFRAIPRMREYLNTDIQATFDGDPAACNKEEIILAYPGLLASSIYRMAHELHLLNVPLLPRMMTEYAHRITGVDIHPGATIGKYFFIDHATGIVVGSTSIIGEHVKVYQGVTIGALSTKLGHQLHGTRRHPTIEDDVTIYSGATILGGNTIIGKGSVIGGNSFVTRSVPPYSTVLTQSEVTVQNQNK, via the coding sequence ATGGAAATCTTTACAAAGCAACCACTGCGTTCATATACGGAAACCAACAAGCAGACGATGGACCGGGAGATCGACGAGATCGTCGGGATCATTCTCGACGACTACAACAAAGGCCGGGACATCGATGACATGAACATCGCAGAGCAGCCAGATCCCGACAAGATCGAGCTGATTATCCACGAACTACAGATGATCCTCTACCCCGGCTACTACCGGGAGCACGAGTATCGCACCCGCAACCTGACCACCAAAATCCATGTGCTCATCGAAGACGTGATGTACAACCTGCGCAAGCAGATCGAGATCGCGCTCCTCAGCGACACCGCCTACGAGGACACCGACAAAGCCACGCGCAAGCGCGTTGCCCAGCGGATCTGCCTGGAGTATTTCCGGGCCATCCCCCGCATGCGTGAGTACCTGAACACGGACATCCAGGCCACCTTCGATGGAGACCCCGCTGCCTGCAACAAGGAAGAGATCATCCTGGCCTATCCTGGCCTGCTGGCCTCCTCCATCTACCGCATGGCACACGAGCTGCACCTGCTGAACGTGCCGCTCCTGCCCCGTATGATGACGGAGTACGCGCACCGGATCACCGGCGTGGACATCCATCCCGGTGCCACCATCGGTAAGTACTTCTTCATCGACCACGCCACCGGCATCGTGGTAGGCTCCACCTCCATCATCGGGGAGCACGTCAAGGTCTACCAGGGCGTGACCATCGGAGCCCTGTCCACCAAACTCGGCCATCAGCTGCACGGCACCCGGCGCCACCCCACCATCGAGGACGATGTCACCATCTACTCCGGGGCCACCATCCTGGGAGGCAACACGATCATCGGTAAGGGTTCTGTCATCGGCGGTAACTCCTTTGTGACCCGCTCGGTCCCACCCTACTCCACCGTACTGACCCAGAGCGAGGTGACGGTGCAGAATCAAAACAAATAA
- a CDS encoding class II aldolase/adducin family protein: MDKTDVIRKYAVHLGLQPYYTAGQAQIFLKKDGYCFVTDPETDFRQFEYACISDCTELADPHKDILMAAGDLEALVVARTPYAGICAASGREICASLDDMAQIIGRKVIAVGGSVRSVQKALRKAGAVMVSGDDPYVITAGRTLSEACVALDILEKSAEVNLKASVIGGRKPLGAVDCRLMRAVYRRKYSRPSLEQEQIGQVAPEHGAGPENDGSTLPWKEAAEALVKYGRMLAEKGLVQGTWGNLSVRLDEEYMLCTPSGIDYERLRPSDMVRVRIADLHYEGEQKPTSEKGLHAGIYRRRPEARAVLHTHSKNCSVFAAAEMPLQVEEEESRSKIGELIKVARYALPGTRKLTSRTLDALGNGSGAIMAHHGMVCLGSDLEDAFQKCCLIEEAAMEAIDRRMK, translated from the coding sequence ATGGATAAGACGGATGTAATCAGGAAGTACGCTGTACACCTTGGTCTGCAGCCATATTATACGGCGGGCCAGGCGCAGATTTTTCTGAAGAAGGATGGGTACTGCTTTGTTACCGACCCGGAGACGGATTTTCGGCAGTTTGAGTATGCCTGCATATCGGATTGCACCGAGCTGGCGGATCCACATAAGGACATACTCATGGCCGCGGGAGATCTGGAGGCGCTTGTGGTGGCGCGGACACCTTATGCGGGTATCTGTGCTGCTTCCGGCAGGGAGATCTGTGCTTCGCTGGACGATATGGCTCAGATCATCGGACGGAAGGTGATTGCCGTAGGCGGGTCCGTGCGATCCGTCCAGAAGGCGCTTCGCAAGGCAGGAGCAGTCATGGTTTCCGGAGATGATCCCTATGTGATCACCGCCGGAAGAACACTGTCAGAAGCCTGCGTGGCCCTGGACATTCTGGAGAAATCTGCAGAAGTGAACCTGAAAGCCTCCGTGATCGGTGGACGGAAACCGCTGGGGGCAGTGGACTGCCGCCTGATGCGTGCTGTCTACAGGCGAAAGTACTCCCGCCCATCCCTGGAACAGGAGCAGATCGGGCAGGTCGCTCCGGAGCATGGTGCTGGGCCGGAGAACGACGGGAGCACGCTCCCTTGGAAAGAGGCTGCCGAAGCTCTGGTGAAGTACGGACGGATGCTGGCGGAGAAGGGCTTGGTCCAGGGGACCTGGGGCAACCTTTCCGTGCGGCTGGATGAGGAGTATATGCTTTGTACACCATCGGGGATCGATTACGAGAGATTACGACCGTCGGATATGGTGCGGGTACGGATCGCGGATCTGCACTACGAGGGGGAACAGAAACCTACCTCGGAGAAGGGGCTTCATGCTGGCATTTACAGAAGGAGGCCTGAGGCGAGAGCGGTGCTCCACACCCATTCCAAGAACTGCAGTGTGTTCGCTGCTGCGGAGATGCCCTTGCAGGTGGAAGAGGAGGAGAGCCGGAGCAAGATCGGTGAACTCATCAAGGTTGCCCGATATGCCCTTCCCGGGACCAGGAAACTCACGAGCAGAACACTGGATGCCCTTGGAAACGGGTCAGGTGCGATCATGGCCCATCACGGCATGGTCTGTCTCGGAAGTGATCTGGAGGATGCCTTCCAAAAATGCTGTCTGATCGAAGAGGCGGCGATGGAAGCCATCGACCGAAGAATGAAATAA
- a CDS encoding TetR/AcrR family transcriptional regulator, translating to MKKRLSGKRARSRRIIMHSAKRLFEEKGIGHVTFNDIAEESEMCRTTIFNHFATINDLYYALIDEEVKDLVDLYKSGGKTGKDAIEELFQKLLEDTEKYPVLASKLLNNAMIRDDEAPAFQRIESIVWENLPDLPEHEKDDRVVMITGVYYALLNHYFINKKEFDAARMHETFCRLAAPYMC from the coding sequence ATGAAGAAGAGGCTATCTGGAAAACGCGCACGCAGCCGTCGCATCATCATGCATTCGGCTAAGAGATTGTTCGAAGAGAAGGGCATCGGACACGTCACATTTAACGATATAGCGGAAGAATCAGAGATGTGTCGGACAACGATCTTCAACCACTTTGCTACTATCAACGATCTGTACTATGCGCTGATCGATGAGGAAGTAAAGGATCTCGTAGATCTGTACAAGAGTGGAGGCAAAACTGGGAAAGATGCGATAGAAGAACTGTTCCAGAAGCTGCTCGAGGATACTGAGAAGTATCCGGTGCTGGCAAGTAAGCTGCTGAACAACGCGATGATCCGTGATGATGAGGCACCCGCTTTCCAACGGATCGAGAGTATCGTTTGGGAGAATCTCCCCGACCTACCGGAGCACGAGAAAGACGATAGAGTCGTTATGATCACGGGCGTTTATTATGCCCTTTTGAACCACTATTTCATCAACAAGAAGGAGTTCGATGCCGCACGGATGCACGAGACTTTCTGCCGTCTGGCGGCGCCCTACATGTGTTAG
- a CDS encoding GtrA family protein produces the protein MLSQNEQGIDTSTRGREARYVPDARETRTQIIKFVLFSASAGIIETLSFTVLDLITGWSYWPCYLIALSLSVLWNFTLNREFTFKSANNVPIAMLKVFLFYCVFTPASTWWGHALTKYAGWNEYLVLGITMAINLTTEFLYDRFYVFRDTMNTNKRGRL, from the coding sequence TTGTTATCGCAGAACGAACAAGGCATTGACACGAGCACGCGAGGGCGGGAGGCGCGATATGTTCCGGATGCCAGAGAAACACGAACACAGATCATCAAGTTTGTTCTATTCTCAGCGTCGGCGGGAATCATCGAGACGCTTTCTTTTACTGTTCTCGACCTGATCACAGGATGGTCATACTGGCCATGCTATCTTATCGCTCTGTCACTTTCTGTGTTGTGGAATTTCACCCTCAACCGGGAGTTTACTTTCAAGTCTGCTAACAACGTACCGATCGCCATGCTCAAGGTATTTCTGTTCTACTGTGTGTTCACGCCGGCATCGACCTGGTGGGGACATGCATTGACGAAGTATGCGGGCTGGAACGAGTATCTTGTTCTGGGAATTACCATGGCCATCAACCTGACTACAGAGTTCCTGTACGACAGATTCTATGTATTTAGAGATACCATGAACACGAACAAGCGAGGAAGACTATGA
- a CDS encoding cob(I)yrinic acid a,c-diamide adenosyltransferase, producing the protein MEKGYFQIYTGNGKGKTTAALGLAVRAAGAGLCVYIGQFIKSMEYSEVSVLRSIPGITVELYGLDGCITTLEPSERDRMAARHGYERAAEVLRSGDYDVVILDEFTIATYFNMITEQEALCLVKERAPGTELIITGRYAPDYLLALADLATDMTCLRHYYEAGVEARDGIER; encoded by the coding sequence ATGGAGAAGGGTTATTTTCAGATCTACACCGGAAACGGAAAAGGAAAGACAACGGCCGCGCTCGGGCTGGCTGTCCGGGCAGCCGGTGCAGGACTTTGTGTCTATATAGGTCAGTTCATCAAGAGTATGGAATACAGCGAGGTCTCCGTGCTGCGGAGCATCCCCGGAATCACGGTGGAACTGTATGGACTGGATGGCTGCATCACCACACTGGAGCCCTCTGAGCGGGATCGCATGGCAGCTCGCCATGGATATGAACGTGCTGCCGAGGTGCTCCGAAGCGGTGACTACGATGTGGTGATCCTGGATGAGTTCACCATCGCCACCTATTTCAACATGATTACGGAGCAGGAGGCTTTGTGCCTCGTCAAAGAACGTGCTCCCGGCACTGAGCTGATCATCACCGGCCGTTATGCTCCCGACTACCTTTTGGCGCTGGCTGACCTTGCTACGGACATGACCTGTCTGCGCCACTACTACGAGGCCGGCGTGGAAGCACGGGATGGAATCGAACGCTAA